In a genomic window of Meleagris gallopavo isolate NT-WF06-2002-E0010 breed Aviagen turkey brand Nicholas breeding stock chromosome 1, Turkey_5.1, whole genome shotgun sequence:
- the PTN gene encoding pleiotrophin has protein sequence MLQQQQHRRMFTAVLLALVFILAAVSTTEAGKKEKPEKKAKKSDCGEWQWSVCVPTNGDCGLGTREGTRTGAECKQTTKTQKCKIPCNWKKQFGAECKYQFQAWGECDLNTALKTRTGNLKRALHNADCQKTVTISKPCGKLTKPKPQESKKKKKEGKKQEKMLD, from the exons atgcTACAGCAACAACAGCACCGTCGAATGTTCACGGCTGTTCTCTTGGCACTTGTCTTCATCCTGGCAGCAGTGAGTACCACTGaggctggaaagaaagagaaaccag AGAAAAAGGCCAAGAAGTCTGACTGTGGGGAATGGCAGTGGAGTGTCTGTGTGCCCACCAATGGAGACTGCGGCCTGGGGACGCGTGAGGGCACTCGCACTGGAGCAGAGTGCAAACAAACCACCAAGACTCAGAAGTGTAAGATTCCCTGCAACTGGAAGAAGCAATTTGGAG CAGAGTGTAAATACCAGTTCCAGGCCTGGGGAGAATGTGACTTGAATACTGCCTTGAAAACTCGAACTGGGAACCTAAAGAGAGCTCTTCATAATGCTGACTGCCAGAAGACTGTCACAATCTCAAAGCCCTGTGGGAAGCTTACCAAACCCAAACCTCAAG AAtccaagaagaagaaaaaggaaggcaagaaaCAAGAGAAGATGCTGGATTAA